The Streptomyces sp. NL15-2K genome contains a region encoding:
- a CDS encoding 3'-5' exonuclease → MTVPQLAIAKEFLSEYAKLEKPVQKAVQAALGKFAQATHAGLHLEKLNRAEDHRIRTIRINQFYRGVVLAPTTGDLYCLLRVLPHDDAIAWATTRLFTVNQVLGVLEMRDETQLQSMSGTLRLAAEATPARLFDHVKDSDFRTLGIDDQVLPIVRLLTREAHLDALQHMLPSLQYDVLVALASGMTIEETWGEVSKHLVDAAKPDRVEPDDLSAAIGRTPDQVALVSGPEELEKLLRPPFALWRIFLHPMQRRIAYHDPYLGSVMITGGAGTGKTVTALHRAAHLAGRYDSGRPILLTTYSRPLTAELGRQLEQLVENPEDRDRIEVITTDQLAARVVSDRPGSRPVVLTSRELVSLADTVHPDYPGEFLVDEWEQVLLAQDITTLEAYLTAARTGRGQGLPRSERPSVWAAIEALRTQLSDLGRWSFLQVADEAARILRQEDRPAVYQHVIVDETQDLHPAQWRLLREAVRPGEDDLFLVADPHQRIWQHRVPLKNTGINIVGRTQRLTLSYRTTQEILTWAVRVLGLVSEEDLDGWPDSREGYESPMHGRRPIVRRFTDWSEERAAVVSQVRAWLADGVEPGAIAVAARVNAKSDDVADALRSAGIEPEPPGPSGGRVQVGTMHSMKGLEFQCVAVVGVQDKVVPHDRAIVPLETDRAAHLESVQRERCVLYVACTRARDRLYVSYSGAPSPFLPR, encoded by the coding sequence GTGACCGTGCCGCAGTTGGCGATCGCCAAGGAGTTCCTCTCCGAGTACGCCAAGCTTGAGAAGCCGGTCCAGAAGGCTGTGCAGGCCGCGCTCGGCAAGTTCGCCCAGGCCACCCACGCGGGACTGCATCTGGAGAAACTCAACCGGGCCGAAGACCATCGGATCAGGACAATCCGCATAAACCAGTTCTATCGCGGCGTCGTCCTGGCGCCGACGACCGGTGACCTCTACTGCCTGCTGCGCGTCCTGCCGCACGACGATGCGATCGCTTGGGCCACGACGAGGCTGTTCACCGTCAACCAGGTCCTCGGCGTCTTGGAGATGCGCGACGAGACGCAGCTTCAGAGCATGTCCGGCACACTGCGTCTGGCCGCCGAAGCTACACCGGCCCGGCTCTTCGACCATGTCAAGGACTCAGACTTCCGCACACTCGGCATCGACGACCAGGTGCTGCCGATCGTCCGATTGTTGACCAGGGAGGCGCACCTGGACGCCCTCCAACACATGCTGCCGTCACTTCAGTACGACGTCCTCGTCGCGCTAGCGTCGGGGATGACGATCGAGGAGACTTGGGGAGAGGTCAGCAAGCATCTTGTGGACGCCGCCAAGCCCGACCGGGTAGAGCCGGACGACCTGTCCGCGGCGATCGGGCGGACCCCCGACCAAGTTGCGCTCGTCAGCGGCCCCGAAGAACTTGAGAAGTTGCTGCGCCCTCCGTTTGCACTGTGGAGGATCTTTCTACATCCGATGCAGCGCCGGATTGCTTACCACGATCCCTATCTTGGCTCGGTGATGATCACCGGCGGTGCGGGCACTGGCAAGACGGTGACTGCCCTGCACCGAGCTGCGCATCTCGCCGGGCGCTACGACAGTGGCAGGCCGATCCTGCTGACCACCTACAGCCGCCCGCTCACCGCGGAATTGGGTCGTCAGCTGGAGCAGCTCGTCGAGAATCCCGAGGACCGCGATCGGATCGAGGTGATCACCACTGATCAGCTTGCTGCCCGGGTTGTCAGCGATCGGCCCGGAAGTCGCCCAGTGGTGCTCACGTCGCGCGAACTGGTCAGCCTTGCCGACACCGTGCATCCGGATTACCCCGGGGAATTTTTGGTCGATGAGTGGGAGCAGGTGCTGCTCGCCCAGGACATCACCACGCTGGAGGCGTATCTGACGGCAGCACGCACCGGCCGGGGCCAGGGCCTGCCTCGTTCGGAGCGGCCGTCCGTATGGGCAGCCATCGAGGCGTTGCGGACTCAGCTGAGCGACCTAGGGCGTTGGTCATTCCTGCAGGTAGCCGATGAGGCGGCACGGATCCTGCGACAGGAGGACAGGCCTGCCGTCTACCAACACGTCATCGTCGACGAAACCCAGGACCTACATCCCGCGCAGTGGCGGCTGCTCCGGGAAGCTGTCCGCCCGGGCGAGGACGATCTGTTCCTCGTCGCGGACCCGCATCAGCGGATTTGGCAGCATCGTGTACCGCTGAAGAACACTGGAATCAACATCGTCGGCCGGACACAGCGACTCACCCTCAGCTACCGCACCACTCAGGAGATCCTCACCTGGGCCGTCCGGGTGCTGGGGCTCGTGTCCGAGGAGGACCTCGATGGCTGGCCCGACAGCCGAGAAGGCTACGAGTCGCCGATGCACGGTCGCCGGCCGATCGTCCGGCGGTTCACCGACTGGTCCGAGGAGCGCGCTGCCGTGGTTTCCCAAGTCCGTGCCTGGCTGGCCGACGGTGTCGAACCGGGTGCGATCGCGGTCGCGGCCCGGGTCAACGCCAAGTCTGACGACGTGGCGGACGCACTTCGCTCCGCGGGCATCGAGCCCGAGCCACCGGGGCCGTCTGGCGGCCGGGTCCAAGTGGGCACAATGCACAGCATGAAGGGCCTGGAGTTCCAGTGCGTCGCGGTCGTCGGCGTCCAGGACAAGGTGGTGCCGCACGACCGGGCGATTGTTCCGTTGGAAACCGACAGGGCCGCCCACCTGGAGAGCGTCCAGAGGGAGCGATGCGTGCTCTATGTCGCGTGCACTCGTGCCCGTGACCGGCTGTATGTGTCGTATTCCGGGGCTCCCAGCCCCTTCCTCCCCCGCTGA
- a CDS encoding AAA family ATPase yields the protein MAIQNIRGALDVELHLRPFGALIGPNNAGKSTLMDAILLFYGALDWDETRDYPWHAEPGAESWVEIDFSVDAAEAKQIGVDLVDGDLLRIRRWFTKSTDRLAGAYYLIPQDGGEPQPTGWTSAAKLGQCVYIPAISKMADHMSLTGPSPLRDVLLLAFSERHIETMLMTARAALGTLSSALQEGPITDLESDLDEALMPWGLSAKVDVGELSNELIMRHLIELRLHQEGTHRPLETQGSGVQRTMVAALIQAAARLRAQAKEGAFRWVLFEEPEAFLHPSQVTRLAHDLHQLVAAGNTAVTITTHNASVIAAAETSPEAITRVRRMLHRIEVASPSPARVSRVLSDIHTRSAYAVGSRSCFKTARLTTADEERDRVLYDLDAHRAAAFFADRVIVVEGPSDVLFFEWLARRGLLAKLGPNVGVLSAFGKFELHRAASSLSLFGIPHVVLWDEDAVMATTQNTLKKRLCEDASALTALTASANDAESTFAGAVRLTGTIERWLGITEEKDNPWKAANIGASLSQAYADPSSPLPARVNSLLAVLEDLFVGRDIASYRQLPEFQGALISPALPPLAVDLPREVAAFPRQTCSCPVPAWPRVI from the coding sequence GTGGCCATCCAGAACATTCGCGGCGCCCTCGACGTCGAACTGCACCTGCGTCCGTTCGGCGCGCTGATCGGCCCGAACAACGCGGGAAAGTCCACTTTGATGGATGCGATCCTACTGTTCTACGGCGCACTGGACTGGGACGAAACCCGAGACTATCCCTGGCACGCGGAGCCTGGTGCAGAATCCTGGGTGGAGATCGACTTCAGCGTTGACGCCGCCGAGGCCAAGCAGATCGGCGTCGACCTCGTCGACGGCGATCTCCTCCGGATCCGGCGCTGGTTCACCAAGAGCACTGACCGTCTTGCCGGGGCTTACTACCTGATTCCCCAGGACGGCGGTGAACCACAGCCGACCGGCTGGACCAGTGCCGCCAAGCTCGGTCAGTGCGTTTACATCCCGGCGATCAGCAAGATGGCCGACCACATGTCGCTTACCGGTCCCTCGCCTTTGCGGGACGTACTGCTCCTGGCCTTCTCCGAGCGGCACATCGAGACCATGCTCATGACCGCTAGGGCCGCTCTCGGAACGCTGAGCAGTGCCTTGCAGGAAGGGCCCATCACCGACCTCGAGAGCGATCTCGACGAGGCGCTGATGCCCTGGGGCCTGTCCGCAAAGGTCGACGTCGGAGAGCTGTCCAACGAGCTGATCATGCGCCACCTGATCGAGCTGCGACTCCACCAAGAGGGCACTCACCGCCCGCTGGAGACCCAGGGATCCGGCGTGCAGCGCACCATGGTCGCCGCGCTGATCCAAGCGGCCGCACGGCTACGAGCTCAGGCCAAGGAGGGCGCCTTCCGGTGGGTCCTCTTCGAGGAGCCGGAAGCCTTCCTCCACCCTTCCCAGGTGACCCGACTCGCCCACGACCTGCACCAACTCGTTGCCGCGGGCAACACGGCAGTGACTATCACCACACACAACGCATCCGTGATCGCGGCTGCCGAGACTTCCCCTGAAGCGATCACCCGGGTGCGTCGTATGCTCCACCGGATCGAAGTGGCGTCGCCTTCTCCCGCTCGCGTGAGCAGGGTTCTCTCAGACATACACACTCGCTCGGCCTACGCCGTGGGCTCTCGCTCCTGTTTCAAGACTGCCCGTCTGACCACGGCCGACGAGGAACGGGACCGGGTTCTTTACGACCTGGACGCGCACCGGGCCGCTGCCTTCTTCGCCGACCGGGTGATCGTCGTCGAAGGTCCTAGCGACGTGTTGTTCTTCGAGTGGCTGGCCCGTCGGGGTCTCCTGGCCAAACTCGGCCCCAACGTCGGCGTCCTCAGCGCGTTCGGCAAATTCGAGTTGCATCGTGCGGCGAGCAGTCTTTCCCTGTTCGGTATCCCGCACGTTGTTCTCTGGGACGAGGACGCGGTCATGGCCACAACTCAGAACACCCTCAAGAAGCGGCTGTGCGAGGACGCATCGGCGCTCACCGCGTTGACGGCGTCCGCCAACGATGCAGAGTCAACCTTCGCCGGCGCGGTTCGTCTCACCGGCACCATCGAGCGCTGGCTCGGCATCACCGAGGAGAAGGACAACCCCTGGAAGGCAGCCAACATCGGCGCGTCGCTCAGCCAAGCCTATGCGGACCCATCCTCACCGCTGCCAGCGCGGGTTAACAGCCTGCTTGCTGTGCTCGAAGACCTGTTCGTGGGTCGGGACATCGCTTCCTACCGGCAGCTGCCGGAGTTTCAGGGCGCACTGATCTCGCCAGCCCTGCCTCCACTGGCCGTCGATTTACCACGCGAGGTCGCGGCCTTCCCGCGTCAGACGTGCAGTTGCCCCGTACCCGCGTGGCCACGAGTCATCTGA